From one Staphylococcus kloosii genomic stretch:
- a CDS encoding UDP-N-acetylglucosamine 1-carboxyvinyltransferase produces the protein MAQEVIKIRGGQTLKGTVNNHGAKNSAVAIIPASILAEDKVTINGLPEISDVETLVSLLGDLNIKTELDGSTLNVDPTEIENAPLPNNKVESLRASYYMMGAMLGRFNKCVIGLPGGCPLGPRPIDQHIKGFKALGAEIDESSETSMQLVADKLVGANIFLDMVSVGATINIMLAAVRAEGQTVIENAAKEPEVVDVASFLTSLGANIKGAGTSTIKIMGVPHLHGSNHQVIPDRIEAGTYMCIAAACGEDIEINNIIPTHLEPLAVKMKELGVDLTMEDDSVKIKRKPTYNSVDIKTLVYPGFATDLQQPITPLLFLTDGVSFVTETIYPARFKHVEELQKMNADIHVDNGTATVKPSTLKGAEVYASDLRAGACLIVAGLLAEGVTTIYNVKHIYRGYTNIVKTLSALGADIWTEEI, from the coding sequence ATGGCTCAAGAAGTTATTAAAATTAGAGGTGGACAAACACTTAAAGGTACTGTAAATAATCATGGCGCTAAAAATAGTGCGGTTGCAATTATACCTGCATCAATTTTAGCTGAAGACAAAGTGACGATAAATGGTTTGCCTGAAATATCAGATGTAGAAACACTTGTAAGTTTGTTAGGCGATTTAAACATTAAAACTGAACTTGATGGATCAACATTAAATGTAGACCCAACTGAAATTGAAAATGCACCATTACCTAATAATAAAGTAGAATCATTAAGAGCTTCTTATTATATGATGGGCGCAATGTTAGGTAGATTTAATAAATGTGTTATTGGTTTACCTGGTGGTTGTCCTTTAGGGCCTAGACCTATTGACCAACATATTAAAGGATTCAAAGCGTTAGGTGCAGAAATAGATGAATCTAGTGAAACTTCTATGCAATTAGTAGCGGATAAACTTGTTGGCGCAAATATTTTCTTAGATATGGTAAGTGTAGGCGCTACAATTAATATCATGTTAGCTGCCGTTCGTGCAGAAGGACAAACGGTTATAGAAAATGCGGCTAAAGAACCTGAAGTAGTCGATGTGGCATCATTTTTAACTTCTCTTGGAGCGAATATTAAAGGTGCTGGTACAAGTACAATTAAAATAATGGGTGTACCACATTTACATGGCTCCAATCATCAAGTAATACCAGATAGAATTGAAGCGGGTACATATATGTGTATTGCAGCTGCTTGTGGGGAAGATATTGAAATTAATAATATTATACCAACTCATTTAGAACCACTAGCAGTAAAAATGAAAGAATTAGGCGTCGATTTAACGATGGAAGACGACAGCGTTAAAATTAAACGTAAGCCTACATACAATAGTGTAGATATTAAAACACTTGTTTATCCTGGTTTTGCTACTGATTTACAACAGCCTATCACACCATTATTATTTTTAACTGATGGCGTGTCGTTTGTAACAGAAACAATTTATCCAGCACGATTTAAACATGTAGAAGAATTACAAAAGATGAATGCAGATATTCACGTTGACAATGGTACAGCGACTGTAAAACCATCTACTTTAAAAGGTGCAGAAGTCTATGCTAGTGATTTAAGAGCGGGCGCTTGTCTAATCGTAGCGGGTCTTTTAGCAGAAGGTGTTACTACAATTTATAACGTTAAACATATCTATAGAGGATATACAAATATTGTTAAAACATTATCAGCATTAGGCGCAGATATTTGGACTGAAGAAATATAA
- a CDS encoding winged helix-turn-helix transcriptional regulator, which produces MEVCPYLEETFKIVGRSWNGLIINYLSRCSSRSAHFSDMKKDLKTITPRALSIKLTDLSDWGLVEKKIVSTSPVNIVYELTDKGYALAQALVPIEKWAQDYIELEEMQ; this is translated from the coding sequence ATGGAGGTTTGTCCTTATCTTGAAGAAACTTTCAAAATCGTCGGTAGAAGTTGGAATGGACTTATCATTAATTATTTATCTAGATGTTCAAGCCGATCAGCACACTTTTCTGATATGAAGAAAGATCTTAAAACAATTACGCCACGTGCTTTAAGTATAAAGTTGACCGATTTAAGTGATTGGGGACTTGTAGAAAAGAAAATTGTATCGACAAGTCCGGTAAATATTGTATATGAGTTAACTGATAAAGGTTATGCACTAGCGCAAGCATTAGTACCAATAGAAAAGTGGGCACAAGATTATATTGAACTGGAAGAGATGCAATAA
- a CDS encoding aldehyde dehydrogenase family protein yields the protein MRNFTKQYINGEWIDSTSGETIEVVNPATEEVIGSIAKGNKEDVDKAVEAAENVYIDFRHSSVKERRDLLDKIVQEYKNRKDDIVEAIRDELGSPVTNAEKVHYQMGLDHFEAARDALDDFEFEERRGNDLVVKEAIGVAGLITPWNFPTNQTSLKLAAAFAAGSPVVLKPSEETPFAAIILAEIFDKVGVPKGVFNLVNGDGEGVGNPISEHPSIRIVSFTGSGGTGSKIMEKAAKDFKKVSLELGGKSPYIILEDADIEDAAAAAVKKVIGNTGQVCTAGTRTLVPESIKADFLTAVKEKMSQIKVGDPTDASTEMGPIISKKQFDQVQAYIDKGINEGAELFYGGPGKPEGLEKGYFARPTIFNNVDNKMTIAQEEIFGPVMSIISYNNLDEAIKIANDTKYGLASYVFGKDKEQLEKVARSMEAGTVEINEAGRKPDLPFGGYKQSGIGREWGDYGIEEFLEVKSIAGFYN from the coding sequence ATGAGAAACTTCACTAAGCAATATATTAACGGTGAATGGATAGACAGCACGAGCGGTGAAACAATTGAAGTTGTTAACCCTGCAACTGAAGAAGTTATCGGTTCAATTGCAAAAGGTAATAAAGAAGATGTTGATAAAGCAGTAGAAGCTGCTGAAAATGTATATATTGACTTCAGACATAGTTCTGTTAAAGAAAGACGCGATCTTTTAGATAAAATAGTACAAGAATATAAAAATAGAAAAGATGACATTGTAGAAGCAATTAGAGACGAATTAGGTTCTCCGGTTACTAATGCAGAAAAAGTACATTACCAAATGGGACTAGATCATTTTGAAGCTGCACGTGACGCACTAGATGATTTTGAATTTGAAGAACGTCGTGGCAATGATTTAGTAGTTAAAGAAGCTATTGGTGTAGCAGGATTAATTACACCATGGAACTTCCCAACTAACCAAACTTCATTAAAATTAGCTGCTGCATTTGCTGCAGGTAGTCCAGTTGTATTAAAACCATCTGAAGAAACACCATTTGCTGCAATTATCTTAGCTGAAATTTTTGATAAAGTAGGCGTACCTAAAGGTGTATTCAACCTTGTAAATGGTGACGGTGAAGGCGTTGGTAACCCAATCAGTGAACACCCAAGCATTAGAATCGTATCATTTACTGGTTCTGGCGGTACTGGTTCTAAAATTATGGAAAAAGCTGCTAAAGACTTCAAAAAAGTATCACTTGAATTAGGTGGTAAATCACCATATATTATTTTAGAAGATGCAGATATCGAAGATGCGGCTGCAGCTGCAGTTAAAAAAGTAATTGGTAACACTGGTCAAGTTTGTACTGCTGGTACAAGAACATTAGTTCCAGAAAGTATTAAAGCTGATTTCTTAACTGCTGTTAAAGAAAAAATGAGCCAAATTAAAGTAGGCGACCCTACAGATGCATCAACTGAAATGGGTCCAATTATTAGTAAAAAACAATTCGACCAAGTTCAAGCATATATTGATAAAGGTATCAACGAAGGTGCAGAACTATTTTATGGTGGTCCAGGTAAGCCAGAAGGCTTAGAAAAAGGTTACTTTGCTAGACCAACTATATTTAATAATGTTGATAATAAAATGACAATTGCTCAAGAAGAAATTTTTGGACCAGTAATGTCTATCATTAGTTACAACAATTTAGACGAAGCTATTAAAATTGCTAATGATACTAAATACGGACTTGCAAGCTATGTATTTGGTAAAGATAAAGAACAATTGGAAAAAGTTGCACGTTCAATGGAAGCTGGAACAGTTGAAATTAACGAAGCAGGTCGTAAACCAGACTTACCATTCGGTGGTTATAAACAATCAGGTATTGGCCGCGAATGGGGCGACTATGGTATTGAAGAATTCCTAGAAGTTAAATCTATTGCAGGATTTTACAATTAA
- the rho gene encoding transcription termination factor Rho: MPDKVRTSPQYESFHELYKNYTTKELTQKAKSLKLTNYSKLNKKELVLAIMEAQMEKDGNYYMEGILDDIQQDGYGFLRTVNYSKGEKDIYISASQIRRFEIKRGDKVTGKVRKPKDNEKYYGLLQVDFVNDENAEEVKKRPHFQALTPLYPEERIVLETEKNKYSTRIMDLITPIGLGQRGLIVAPPKAGKTSLLKEIANAIAVNKPDAELFILLVGERPEEVTDIERSVESAEVVHSTFDEPPQHHVKVAELLLERAKRLVEIGKDVIILMDSITRLARAYNLVIPPSGRTLSGGLDPASLHKPKAFFGAARNIEAGGSLTILATTLVDTGSRMDDMIYEEFKGTGNMELHLDRKLAERRVFPAIDIGRSSTRKEELLISPKELESLWQLRNMFSDSLDFTERFIRKLKRTNNNHEFFLQLQKSAEESTKTGKPII; the protein is encoded by the coding sequence ATGCCTGACAAAGTACGTACATCACCTCAGTACGAGTCATTCCACGAATTATATAAAAATTACACTACTAAAGAGCTCACTCAAAAAGCAAAATCCTTAAAATTAACAAATTATAGTAAATTGAATAAAAAAGAACTTGTGTTAGCCATTATGGAAGCGCAAATGGAGAAAGACGGCAATTACTATATGGAAGGGATACTAGATGACATCCAACAAGATGGCTATGGTTTCCTTAGAACTGTTAATTATTCAAAAGGTGAAAAAGATATTTATATATCCGCTAGCCAAATAAGACGATTTGAAATTAAACGCGGAGATAAAGTAACAGGCAAAGTAAGAAAGCCTAAAGATAATGAAAAATATTATGGCTTGTTACAAGTTGACTTTGTGAATGATGAAAATGCAGAAGAAGTTAAAAAGCGACCTCATTTCCAAGCACTCACACCACTTTATCCAGAAGAACGCATTGTGTTAGAAACTGAGAAAAATAAATATTCAACAAGAATAATGGATTTAATTACGCCGATTGGTTTAGGGCAACGTGGACTGATTGTAGCACCACCTAAAGCAGGTAAAACTTCATTGCTTAAAGAGATTGCAAACGCGATTGCTGTTAATAAACCAGATGCAGAATTATTTATTTTACTTGTCGGTGAAAGACCGGAAGAGGTAACTGACATAGAACGTTCTGTTGAATCTGCTGAAGTCGTACATTCGACATTTGATGAACCACCACAACACCATGTTAAAGTTGCGGAGTTATTGTTAGAAAGAGCAAAAAGACTCGTCGAAATTGGAAAAGATGTTATTATTTTAATGGATTCAATTACAAGATTAGCCCGTGCCTATAACTTGGTAATTCCTCCAAGTGGCAGAACTTTATCAGGCGGTCTAGATCCTGCTTCATTACACAAGCCAAAGGCCTTCTTTGGTGCAGCACGTAATATTGAAGCTGGTGGCAGTTTGACTATATTAGCTACTACACTTGTAGATACGGGTTCACGTATGGATGATATGATTTACGAAGAATTTAAAGGTACAGGTAATATGGAACTGCATTTAGATCGCAAATTAGCTGAACGTCGTGTTTTCCCTGCTATAGATATCGGACGAAGCTCTACAAGAAAAGAAGAATTATTAATTTCACCAAAAGAATTGGAATCTTTATGGCAATTGCGTAATATGTTTAGCGATTCATTAGACTTTACAGAAAGATTTATACGTAAATTGAAACGAACTAATAACAATCACGAGTTTTTCTTACAGTTACAAAAATCAGCAGAAGAAAGTACTAAAACTGGAAAACCAATCATTTAA
- a CDS encoding type B 50S ribosomal protein L31: MKQNTHPEYHKVIFLDTTTDFKFLSGSTKTSSETMEWEDGNEYPVIRLDISSDSHPFYTGRQKFAAADGRVERFNKKFGYKSSNQ; encoded by the coding sequence ATGAAACAAAATACTCATCCTGAGTACCACAAAGTTATCTTTTTAGACACTACTACAGATTTTAAATTCTTAAGTGGTTCTACTAAAACATCTTCAGAAACTATGGAATGGGAAGACGGCAATGAATACCCAGTTATTCGTTTAGATATTTCTTCTGATTCTCATCCATTCTACACAGGACGTCAAAAATTCGCTGCTGCGGATGGTCGTGTTGAACGTTTCAACAAGAAATTCGGTTACAAATCAAGCAACCAATAA
- a CDS encoding thymidine kinase: protein MYETYHSGWIECITGSMFSGKSEELIRRLRRGLYAKQKVVVFKPAIDDRYHKDKIVSHNGNAIEAFNISTASEILRHDLTDVGIIGIDEVQFFEDEVVKIAEHLASQGHRVITAGLDMDFRGRPFRPIPELLSVSEIVTKLQAVCAVCGASSSRTQRLIDGKPAKIDDPIILVGANESYEPRCRAHHVVAPSDNDKEEL, encoded by the coding sequence ATGTATGAAACTTATCATTCTGGTTGGATAGAATGTATCACTGGCAGTATGTTTAGTGGTAAATCAGAGGAATTAATACGACGTTTACGTAGAGGTTTATATGCTAAACAAAAGGTAGTAGTATTTAAACCAGCTATAGATGACCGATATCATAAAGATAAAATAGTCTCTCATAATGGGAATGCAATAGAAGCATTTAATATTTCAACAGCTTCTGAGATATTAAGACATGATTTAACAGACGTAGGTATCATTGGTATTGATGAGGTACAATTTTTTGAAGACGAAGTAGTAAAAATTGCTGAACATTTAGCTTCTCAAGGCCATAGAGTTATAACTGCTGGTTTAGATATGGATTTTAGAGGCAGACCTTTTAGACCAATACCAGAATTACTATCTGTTAGCGAAATCGTTACTAAATTGCAAGCTGTATGTGCAGTTTGTGGCGCATCATCAAGCCGTACACAACGACTTATTGACGGTAAACCAGCTAAAATTGATGATCCGATTATTTTGGTAGGCGCAAATGAAAGCTATGAACCAAGATGTAGAGCACATCATGTAGTAGCGCCAAGTGATAATGACAAGGAGGAACTATAA
- the prfA gene encoding peptide chain release factor 1, giving the protein MFDQLDIVEERYEQLNELLSDPDVVNDSSKLRAYSKEQADLQKTVEVYRDYKQVNEDIGEIETMLNDTKDKDEIEMLKEELQSSKERIPQLEEELKFLLIPKDPNDDKNVILEIRAAAGGDEAAIFAGDLFRMYSRYSETLGYKTDVVEMNDSDHGGYKEISVMIQGQGAYSKLKYENGAHRVQRVPETESGGRIHTSTATVAVLPEAEDVEVEIRNEDIKIDTYRSSGAGGQHVNTTDSAVRITHLPTGTVVTSQDEKSQIKNREKAMKVLKARVYDMKVQEEEAKYASERKSAVGTGDRSERIRTYNYPQNRVTDHRIGLTIQKLDQVMEGKLDEIIDALTMSEQTEKLKELNNGEI; this is encoded by the coding sequence GTGTTTGATCAATTAGATATAGTAGAAGAACGATACGAACAATTAAATGAATTATTAAGTGACCCTGATGTTGTAAATGATTCATCAAAATTACGTGCTTATTCGAAAGAACAAGCAGATTTACAAAAAACTGTGGAAGTTTATCGTGATTACAAACAAGTTAATGAAGATATTGGCGAAATTGAAACAATGTTGAATGATACAAAAGATAAAGATGAAATTGAAATGTTAAAAGAAGAGTTACAAAGCTCGAAAGAAAGAATTCCTCAATTAGAAGAAGAATTGAAATTCTTACTTATACCTAAAGATCCTAACGACGATAAGAACGTTATTTTAGAAATTAGAGCTGCTGCTGGTGGGGATGAAGCTGCGATTTTCGCAGGTGACTTATTTAGAATGTACTCTAGATACAGTGAAACACTTGGCTACAAAACAGATGTCGTAGAAATGAATGATAGCGACCATGGTGGTTATAAAGAAATCAGTGTAATGATTCAAGGTCAAGGTGCTTATTCAAAATTAAAATACGAAAATGGTGCCCACCGTGTACAACGTGTACCAGAAACTGAATCAGGTGGACGTATTCATACGTCAACAGCAACTGTTGCTGTTTTACCAGAGGCTGAAGACGTAGAAGTTGAAATACGTAATGAAGATATTAAAATTGATACTTATCGTTCAAGTGGTGCAGGTGGTCAGCACGTCAATACGACTGACTCAGCTGTGCGTATTACACATTTACCAACAGGTACAGTCGTAACATCACAAGATGAAAAGTCTCAAATTAAAAACCGTGAAAAAGCGATGAAAGTATTAAAAGCGCGTGTATACGACATGAAAGTACAAGAAGAAGAAGCTAAATATGCTTCAGAACGTAAATCTGCAGTAGGTACTGGTGACCGTTCAGAACGAATTAGAACTTATAACTATCCTCAAAACAGAGTGACAGACCATCGAATAGGTTTAACTATCCAAAAACTAGATCAAGTTATGGAAGGTAAGTTGGATGAAATCATAGATGCGTTAACGATGTCTGAACAAACCGAAAAATTGAAAGAACTAAACAATGGTGAAATTTAA
- the prmC gene encoding peptide chain release factor N(5)-glutamine methyltransferase: MVKFKDFINDAKAKCATKDLDTSSVDWLIMDLFDWNRTDMIMKQNKIPTEMEQNKLDDAFERLYQGEPVQYIVGFQSFYGEVFDVNQHCLIPRPETEEVMLHFLDELPDNSKVVDIGTGSGNIPVMLKKLNKSLEVFATDISLEALKVAKSNAQKHEVDINFLHGDCLTPLIEQQITVDGLISNPPYIDRKDIDIMTNSVVNFEPDSALFADDNGLAIYKSILEDLPHVLNDNAKVVFEIGFNQAEILKTIIESLYSHIDVKIIQDINNNDRIISFNW; this comes from the coding sequence ATGGTGAAATTTAAAGATTTTATTAACGATGCAAAGGCGAAATGTGCTACTAAAGATTTAGACACTTCGAGCGTCGATTGGTTAATTATGGATTTGTTTGACTGGAATCGTACAGATATGATTATGAAGCAAAATAAAATTCCAACTGAGATGGAACAAAATAAATTGGATGATGCTTTTGAACGTTTATATCAAGGTGAACCAGTACAATATATTGTTGGTTTTCAAAGTTTTTATGGTGAAGTGTTCGATGTGAATCAACATTGCTTAATACCTAGACCTGAAACTGAAGAGGTTATGCTACATTTCTTGGATGAACTTCCTGATAATAGTAAAGTAGTGGATATAGGTACTGGTAGTGGCAATATACCGGTAATGTTAAAAAAGTTGAATAAATCATTAGAAGTTTTTGCTACAGATATTAGTCTAGAAGCTTTAAAAGTAGCTAAAAGCAATGCTCAAAAGCATGAGGTTGATATTAACTTTCTACATGGCGATTGTCTTACACCCCTTATAGAACAACAAATAACAGTTGATGGCTTGATCTCCAATCCGCCATATATAGATAGAAAAGATATAGACATTATGACTAATTCGGTTGTTAATTTTGAACCTGATAGTGCACTTTTTGCTGATGACAATGGCTTGGCAATTTACAAATCGATTTTAGAAGATCTACCTCATGTATTGAATGATAATGCTAAAGTCGTGTTTGAAATTGGTTTTAATCAAGCTGAAATATTAAAAACTATAATTGAATCATTGTATTCACATATAGACGTAAAAATTATTCAAGATATAAATAACAATGACAGAATCATTTCATTTAATTGGTAA
- a CDS encoding L-threonylcarbamoyladenylate synthase, with protein sequence MDTKTWDFRNINALLSANDDVQEIKRIYQQGGLIALPTETVYGLGGNAKDDDAVKAIYEAKGRPSDNPLIVHIHSMDQLADFTQNISVETITLMQHFWPGPISFIVPLKSGYLCDRVSGGLSSIAVRMPSHKVGRYILQQVDLPIAAPSANLSGRPSPTLFEHVYQDLNGRVDGIINGDQSEEGLESTVLDCTVYPFRIARPGAITKQMIEEVIPHSVEAFTDFNNEKPIAPGMKYKHYAPDTPLTIIRNFNKMPTTVQEWQNIAFIVPDNKKHLVPHNAQFISLCTDTKDLKGANHNLYTILHRLDNDTNIKHAYIYGFKDTEQSNAYMNRLMKAASQQIIEGDDL encoded by the coding sequence GTGGATACAAAAACATGGGACTTTAGAAATATTAATGCACTTTTATCTGCTAATGATGATGTACAAGAAATAAAACGTATTTACCAACAGGGTGGTTTAATTGCATTACCTACAGAAACAGTTTATGGATTAGGAGGCAATGCTAAGGATGATGACGCTGTTAAAGCTATTTATGAAGCGAAGGGCAGACCTTCAGATAACCCATTAATCGTACATATCCATAGTATGGATCAGTTAGCTGATTTTACTCAGAATATTTCTGTTGAGACTATAACGTTAATGCAACATTTTTGGCCTGGTCCAATCTCCTTTATTGTTCCGCTGAAGTCAGGCTACTTATGTGATAGGGTGTCCGGTGGATTGTCATCTATAGCAGTAAGAATGCCTAGTCATAAAGTAGGGCGCTATATTTTACAACAAGTTGATTTACCTATTGCTGCTCCGAGTGCTAATTTAAGCGGTAGACCTTCGCCTACATTGTTTGAACACGTATATCAAGATTTAAATGGACGTGTTGATGGCATAATTAATGGAGACCAGAGTGAAGAGGGATTAGAAAGTACTGTATTAGATTGCACTGTTTATCCGTTTAGAATAGCTAGACCAGGTGCTATAACGAAACAAATGATTGAAGAAGTTATTCCTCATAGTGTCGAGGCATTTACAGACTTTAATAACGAAAAACCTATAGCACCAGGCATGAAATATAAACATTATGCTCCAGATACACCATTAACCATTATTCGTAACTTTAATAAAATGCCAACAACTGTACAGGAATGGCAAAATATAGCCTTTATTGTACCAGATAATAAAAAGCATTTAGTTCCTCATAATGCGCAATTTATATCACTGTGTACGGATACTAAGGATTTAAAAGGTGCCAACCATAACCTATATACTATTTTGCATCGATTAGATAACGATACAAACATTAAACATGCTTATATCTATGGCTTTAAGGACACTGAGCAATCGAATGCTTATATGAATCGCTTAATGAAAGCAGCTAGTCAACAAATAATTGAGGGTGATGATTTATGA
- a CDS encoding low molecular weight protein arginine phosphatase: protein MRIIFVCTGNTCRSPLAESIAKNELDECVIESRGLFAMDGSPISKNSQEIIAEKSLPESSTAKSFSTDDLAADYIFTMTETHKHSLFNQYGKQKNIYTIKEFIGEKGDISDPFGGNKSDYEAIFEELSSLIVKVKQKIMET, encoded by the coding sequence ATGAGGATTATATTCGTTTGTACGGGAAATACCTGTCGCAGTCCTTTAGCAGAAAGTATTGCTAAAAATGAATTAGATGAATGTGTTATTGAATCCAGAGGGCTCTTTGCCATGGACGGTAGTCCCATTTCTAAAAATAGCCAAGAGATTATAGCGGAAAAAAGCTTGCCAGAAAGTAGTACTGCCAAATCATTTTCGACTGATGATTTAGCGGCAGACTACATTTTTACAATGACAGAAACGCATAAACATTCATTATTTAATCAATATGGTAAACAAAAAAATATTTATACGATAAAAGAATTTATTGGTGAAAAAGGCGATATTTCTGACCCTTTTGGTGGGAATAAAAGCGATTATGAAGCAATTTTTGAAGAGTTATCGTCT